The following coding sequences are from one uncultured Desulfobacter sp. window:
- a CDS encoding TIGR00725 family protein yields the protein MSLAFDLDNNLIDLRSARVFSPENRAWGDLDDIPPELAPVSEMDAVTRLQQQESRCRVPVGILGGRKASEEQLADALELGGLIARMGLTLICGGRQGVMEAACKGASGAGGICVGLLPDDSPDFANPYVTIPLATGIGVARNAILTRAALCLVAIGGGYGTLSEIAFGLQFEKKVLGLSGAPNIPGMLPCRSPKEAAARIARVVLNLPQ from the coding sequence ATGTCATTGGCTTTTGATTTAGACAACAATCTCATAGATCTGCGGTCCGCGCGGGTTTTTTCCCCAGAAAATCGGGCTTGGGGCGACCTTGACGACATCCCCCCAGAGCTTGCCCCGGTATCGGAAATGGATGCGGTCACCCGGCTGCAGCAGCAGGAGAGCCGGTGCCGGGTCCCGGTGGGCATTCTGGGCGGCCGCAAAGCGTCGGAAGAACAGCTTGCCGATGCCCTGGAATTGGGCGGGCTCATTGCCCGGATGGGGCTGACTTTGATCTGTGGGGGGCGCCAGGGGGTGATGGAGGCAGCCTGCAAAGGGGCATCCGGGGCCGGCGGTATTTGTGTGGGGCTGCTGCCCGATGACAGTCCGGATTTTGCCAATCCCTATGTCACCATCCCCCTGGCCACCGGGATCGGTGTGGCCAGAAACGCGATCCTGACCCGGGCCGCCCTTTGTCTTGTGGCCATCGGCGGGGGATACGGCACCCTTTCGGAGATTGCCTTTGGCCTGCAGTTTGAAAAAAAGGTACTCGGTCTTTCCGGTGCCCCCAATATTCCGGGGATGCTTCCCTGCCGAAGCCCCAAAGAGGCCGCCGCCCGCATTGCCCGGGTGGTGTTGAATCTGCCGCAATAG
- a CDS encoding alpha/beta fold hydrolase yields the protein MQATLNGIGLAYDEAGEGPAVLLIHGFPLCRKMWHPQRQALAAAGFRVVVPDLRGFGESEAGSETGSTDLLADDLIALLDHLGIEKAVVGGMSMGGYVMLNLLTRYPERFSAACFIVTRADADDETARGKRNHLISEIQAGRPEVVPNAFTPLIFADQTVAGRPELVEEVRGWMTATSPAGFVVGLEAIRDRKDSSALLPQLKIPALVMGANEDKAIPSEKSQEMAGQIPDARLCMVADAGHMVNMEQPDAFNAALVDFLRAN from the coding sequence ATGCAAGCAACGCTTAATGGAATTGGGTTGGCTTATGATGAAGCAGGAGAGGGGCCTGCAGTATTGTTGATTCACGGATTTCCCCTTTGCCGGAAAATGTGGCATCCCCAGAGGCAGGCGTTGGCTGCGGCTGGGTTTCGGGTTGTGGTTCCCGATCTGAGAGGGTTCGGGGAGAGCGAAGCGGGGTCTGAGACCGGCTCAACGGATCTGCTGGCCGATGATTTGATCGCACTGCTGGATCATCTGGGTATTGAGAAAGCCGTGGTCGGCGGCATGTCCATGGGCGGGTATGTGATGCTTAACTTGCTGACCCGGTATCCGGAACGCTTTTCCGCCGCCTGTTTTATTGTTACCCGCGCCGATGCCGATGATGAAACCGCCCGGGGCAAGCGCAACCATCTGATCTCGGAGATTCAGGCCGGCCGTCCGGAAGTGGTGCCCAATGCGTTTACACCGCTTATTTTTGCGGATCAGACGGTTGCCGGCCGGCCTGAACTGGTGGAAGAGGTGCGCGGCTGGATGACGGCTACGTCTCCTGCCGGGTTTGTTGTGGGGCTGGAAGCGATTCGGGATCGGAAGGACTCATCGGCGTTGCTGCCCCAGCTCAAAATTCCCGCATTGGTCATGGGTGCCAACGAAGACAAGGCGATCCCTTCGGAAAAATCACAGGAGATGGCCGGGCAGATCCCCGATGCCCGGCTTTGCATGGTGGCCGATGCCGGGCATATGGTAAATATGGAGCAGCCGGATGCCTTTAATGCTGCGCTGGTTGATTTTTTACGTGCCAATTGA